The Methanosarcina acetivorans C2A genome includes the window ATCTTACTTCTTACGGGATTATTATCCTTGATGCGGTACCCGGAGGTTTGCCTCATCTCTCTTTTCCTCAAGTCCCACTTTCTGATATCCCAAAGCTCTTTAACATCTCAGTAGCCTGTTTTTTAATCATCCTCGCCCAGAGTGCTGCAACGTCCCGGGCTTATTCTGTGAAGTTTTCGGACACTTTCAATGAGAATTCGGATCTCATCGGATTGAGCCTTGCTAATGCAGCAGCAGGGATTTCAGGTACTTTCGTTGTCAACGGCAGTCCGACCAAGACCGAAATGGTCAGAAGTGTAGGAGGGCAGACCCAGCTTACTCAGCTCACAACGGTCTTCATTGTCCTGATAGTCCTTATGTTCTTTACCAGACCATTCGCCTATTTGCCCACGGCTGTACTTTCATCGATGGTATTCCTCATCGGGCTGCGACTTATCGATACCGAAGGGATGACTGCTCTTCACAGACAACGCCCTGTAGAATTCAATGTCGCCCTGATAACAGCTATGACGGTCGTAGTCATAGGCGTCGAGCAGGGAATTGTGATAGCTATCGTACTCTCGGTCATTGCTCACCTGCGCCACAGTTATCGACCGCTCAACCTGCTGCTTGTTCCAAAACCCGGCGGAGCCATGAGGACAGTTCCGCTTGAAAAAGGCCAGCAAGCTGTTGAAGGCCTGTTAATCTACCGTTTTGGCTCAAACCTCTACTTTGCTAACGAAAACCGCTTCACGAAAGAAATAATTGAACTTGCCAAAAAAGATGGCTCACTTAAGTGGTTTTGCATTTCTGCAACGAATATCGGAGATATCGATTTCACCGCTATAGAAGCGTTCAAAAATGTATGCATCCAGCTGCAACAAATGAATATCACTCTTGTATTAAGTGAAGTGGTGCAGCCTGTGATGAATGAGCTTGACAGGGACGGCATAACCAAAATGATTGGCAGGGACCATATCTTTGAGTCCGTCCAGGATGTTATAGAGGCATATAAAAGAACAGCAGATTAAGAGAACAACTGATAGCTTTTTCAGCTGGTCATTTTGAAATCAGCACAACTACACTTCTTCCCTGAACAGTGCAGCTGCTTCCATTTACCTGGACTTCTTCTCCGGCTCCGGCAATATCCTGAGGAGGAGGCAGGAAGGTGTCGACTGCCCTGTGCCAGTTTCGCTCTCTGAGTCCTGGAATCTCGAACTCCAGAGGTTCCCAGTACATATTCATCATAACATGGATGTCTTCTTCATCACCGGGTTCTCCCATGGTAAAGGAAAGGGCTCGGGCATAAGGGTCGTCCCAGCCCGGACTGTTGAGCTTGCAGCCGTACCAGGAAATATCTTTTAGCCCCCGCTCGTTTTCCTTACCCGTAAAGTAACGGGGGCGAAGAATAGTGGTATGGCGTTTCCGAAAATCGATCATCAGTTTCCAGAAGCGGAACATATCCCGATTTCTTCCCACAAGGTTCCAGTCAAACCAGCCGGTCCCATTGTCCTGGCAGTAAGCGTTGTTGTTGCCTTTTTGGGTCCGCCTGACTTCATCCCCCATGGAAATCATCGGAACCCCTATGGAAAGCAGAAGGATAGAGGCGAAATTTTTGATCTGCCGTTCCCGCAAAGCTTCGATCTCCGGGTCTTCGGTCTCTCCTTCAACCCCACAGTTCCAGCTCAGGTTGTTATCAGTCCCATCCCTATTATTTTCCCCATTAGCCTCGTTGTGTTTGTAATTGTAAGAAACAAGGTCGTTAAGTGTAAACCCATCGTGGCAGGTCACAAAATTAACACTATTGATCGGAAGCCTTGATTCGGACTGGTAGAGATCGGGGCTCCCGGCAATCCGGCTTGCAACCCTCCCTACAAGCCCGGGGTCTCCTCGGACAAAGCGGCGGATCTCGTCCCGATAATAACCGTTCCATTCCGCCCACCTGGGTCCCGGGAAGTATCCGACCTGGTTGAGTGCAGCCGCGTCCCAGGCTTCCGCAATCACCTTTATGTATCCGAGGGAATCGTCCAGTTCAATCTGCCATATCACAGGGGGATATTTCATAACTTTTCCATCGGTATCAAGTGAAAGAATAGAGCCCTGGTCAAAACGAAAACCATCAACATGCATTTCTTCTGTCCAGTATTTCAGGCTGTCTACGATCAGCTTCTGGGAAATCGGATGGTTGCAGTTTACAGTGTTTCCACACCCCGAGTAATTGCTGTAATATTGCCTGTCAGGCTCCAGATGATAGTAAATGCTGTTGTCTATACCTTTGAAAGAAAAAACCGGACCCAGATGGTCCCCTTCAGCGGTATGGTTGAAAACCACATCAAGGATTACCTCTATTCCGGCTTTGTGCAGGGCTTTGACCATATCCCGGAATTCTTTCGTATGGTCTCCGCGTTCAGGGTTTTTGCAATAGCCGCTGTGAGGAGCAAAAAAACATATAGGATCATATCCCCAGTAGTGCCTTTTCCCCTCCGGGCTTATAGTATCATCAAAATCAAAGACAGGCATCAGCTCTACCGCAGTGATGCCAAGCTCCTTGAGATATGGAATTTTTTCTATAATCCCTGAAAATGTACCTGGAGTCTTAACCCCTGAGCTTGGAGATCTCGTGAATCCGCCCACATGCAGCTCATAGATGATGGTCTCGTTCAGCTCTTGCAGCCTGCTTTTGCCGAAGAGATCCTCCCATTTTCCGGGCATCTCATATACTTTTTCCGCCGTGATGTGACTGTTATTTTCCCACCTGTACCTGGAGGGATCTATCACCACGCTACGCATGGATGTAGAAAGGTTGTCTCCTGGCACGCTGGCTTTTTCTCTGTCCCAGAGGGTTTTATTGTTCCCCCGCGAGTAAGGATCTATCAGGACTTTCCCCCCATCAAAACGATACCCTCCGGATGGATCAAAAGGGCCGCCTATCCTGTAGGCATAGTGGACTCCGGGCTTAAGACCGCGTATGTACACATGCCAGAAGTGGAAAGTTTTGTTAAGGGCAATACCTGGAGTCTCAGCGGTTTCGATTTTCTGTGAGGTTTTAATTTCCTTTGAGGTCCCAATTTCCTTTGAGGTCCCAATTTCCTTTGAGGCTTCCACTAAACTCTCAACTTTTCCGGGGCGGGTAAGTTCTTCGACTCTATTTGTTGAAAGGACAAGTACAGGCTCCAGATCATCATGTTTATCGAAAAGCAGGAGCTCAACATAATCGGCATGTTCAGAATAAATTGAAAAATTAACTCCTTCTTCGTCACAAGTCGCTCCAGGAGGGTGAGGGTATCCTTTTTCAATTTTGTAACTGCGCGTCTTCAAAATCTGTTCGTAATCCGTATTATAGTTCTCCTGAGATTATTTTTTGGTTCCTGGCAGTGTCTGTTCGTAGTTCTGAAAATTGAAGCTCGGATAACCTTGTTCATCAGTTATGTACAGGTTATCCTGCGGATCTGTTTAATCTGTTTAATTTGTTTAATTTGTTTAATTTGTTTAATTTATCTTTATCCTCAAAAGCAAATAATTTTGCGGCTTTCATCCATCCAGACTTATGTAAAGAACTATTGACCGCCCTTTTTTCCATCCAGAGAATAATTCCTTAACCCTGGGAACCCCATTTGAAGTAACAGGTAAATATGGTACGCCCCCGCCAGCTTGTCTGGTGGCCGTTCCCAAAAGGAAAAAAAGCACAATTAATGAAAGAAAAATTAAGACCTAAATTTCTTTATATTTTGTTTTCTTGACTCCAGTTCTTGCTCACAAGTGGCTCAGAAGCTTTTACTTGCTGACTTGCTGTTTTCATTTTCTGGCTCTTTTTTGTCTTTTAGAAAAAGACCACTCTCCTCCGTCGAGCGGGACAAAAAAGCTTCTGTAAAGTGAATGACGTTGTACGGGGTTGAGAAATATTATACATGGTTCTTCGATCCTCTTGAGCTCAGCTCATTCTATAGCTTGCAAAGCAGTCCTCCTGAGAGGAGCGAAAAGGACCTCGTACAGTTGTGATTACATCACAACTCCCAGAAAATCTCCGATTTCTGCGACCATGAAGCGAAACTCGGGAAGATAAATCGGGATCTTAAAAACGCACATGAAATTTTCTGAATAACAGGAACAAAAAATTGAAAGGCAAAGTACTTTCAGACCAAAGCAGTTTGAAACGAATAATTACAGTGAAGTAGGAAAAGTCCAGAGAACTTTTTATGGTTTCCCCGAACTTTTTCTTTGGCTCCAACCCTGTCTTTCTGCTTCATAGTGAAACTCTTTCAGGTTTCATCCCATCCCCTTAATTATCCTATTTTCGGCAGGTAACTTGATTTTTTCCAAGTATTTTTATTGATAGCGTTTTTGTGGGAAAACACATTTTCTTCCACATTAAACATTACTGCAAAAATGGTTCGTTACTTATATAGGACGTAAGATTTGAGTCATATGTTAACCAGCTTCAAGTATATTACAAATTTGCAGAATGTTTTAAAAACAATATCAGCAAAAATATTTAATTCATAATGTCGACCTGCCGAATATAGGATTATGTGCCCGCTTGTTCGGAACCCCTCTTTTTTATCGGGACCATGGAACGTTTTCTTTTGATCAGTCCCCGCAAGGAAAGCTCCGGACAGGTTATACCAGATGCTGAAGATAGCACCCGGAAGCGTTGTGGTAACTGTGAAATTTTTATCGCAAGATCAACACTCAGACTGGAGTGAAAAAGGCTTCCCGGAGGTCATTCTACCAGATAACCGGTCTCTCACTCTCTGGCCTGTAGAGTTTATCCGCTGGCTTTACGCTCGGGAATGCCCTGTAGAACTCAGGCATGTTGAAGACCGCACCGTTTACCCTGAACCTAGCGGGCGAGTGGGTATCGGTCAGCGCTCGCGTCCTCAGGGAGTCGTCTGTGTCCGATTCCCTCCATATCTGGGCGAAGCTTAAGAAGAACCTCTGATCTCCGGTGAAACCGTCGACCATCTCCGGCTCCTCTTTCGATGAAAGCTTATAGGCGTGGTAGGCAATGGTCAGGCCACCGAAATCTGCTATGTTCTCCTGGAGGGTCAGATTGCCGTTGACGTGCAGCCCGGGCAGCACCTCGAATTTGTTGTACTCGTCCACCAAGACCTCCGTGCTCCTGTTGAAGTTATCGGCGTCCTCTGGCGTCCACCAGTCCGCCAGATTTCCGCTGGCATCGAACTTCCTGCCTTGGCTGTCGAAGTGGTGCGTCATCTCGTGTCCTATGATGGAGCCTATGGCACCGTAGTTGACTGCGTCATCGGCTTCCTCGTTGAAGAAGGGAGGCTGAAGAATGCCTGCAGGGAAGACTATGATGACCTTATTACAGTCTGCATAGGCGTTGGTCTCCTGGGGGTTCATCTCCCAGAGCTTGCGGTCTACGGGCTTACCTATCCTGTCCAGGCCGTTGGGACCGTGGTGAAACCGGAATTTGGAGGCTCTGAGGACGTTCATGACATATGAATCGTTTTTCACTTCGAGTTCCGAATAATTCAGCCATTCGTCGGGGTAGCCTACCTGGACATCCAGGGACTCAAGCTTCATCAGGGCTTCCTTCTTTGTTTCAGGCTCCATCCATGTAAGGCTTTGAATTCTTTCCCTAAAGGCCTTCTTCAGGTTGGATACCAGCTCCTGCATCCTGGCCCTGGATCCCGGGTCGAAATATCTGTCCACATAGACACGGCCTATGGCTTCGCCTATGGCTCTGTTTTCCGCATTGAGAACCCTCTTCCAGCGGGGCTCCATCTCCTTCTGGCCGTTAAGCTTTCTCTCATAGAAGTCAAAGTGCTCCTTCTCAAGGTCGGAGCTGAGATAGGGAGACGTAGCTGAGATCAGCTTCCAGCGCAGGAAGGTCTTCCAGTCAGCTGTGCTCTCTTCCTGAAGGGCTATACTCAGTTCCTTGAAGTAAGACGGATTTCTGACATTGACCTCGGCTACGTCCGGGCGGCCCAGGACGCTGAAGAGACAGGACCAGTTCATGCCTGGGGCGAAGACCTGAAGCTCCTCAAGGCTCATCCTGTTATACGTTTTGACTTCATCGTTGTCGTCCACATTGTTAAAGGATGCATTGGCAAGCCTGGTCTCTATCCTCATCACGGTTCTGGCATTATTTTCAGCGGTCTCCGGGTTATCGCCCAGGAAGACGAACATCCTGGTAACGTGGGTCAGGTACTGCTCTCTGATCCTGATAGATTCGCTGTCCTGCCTGAGATAGAAATCCCTATCCGGAAGGCCCAGCCCCCCCTGAGTGAGGGTGGCAATCATGACCTTGCTGTTCTTCTTGTCGGGTGAGGCGTACATGGAGAAGAAGGGATCCATGCCATAATCCATCATTTGCGTCGAAACGGCCTGGACATCGGAAGTGCTGGAGATATCGTCTATCATCCGCATCTCGGCTTTGATGGGGTCCAGACGCTGCTTTTCCAGGGTGGAGTTATCCATTCCCACGCGGTAGAACTCGCCGATCTTCTGCTCGAGGCTTCCCTCAGGGGCAGAAGTGTTGCTGGCTGCGTCTTCCACTATTTTTTTGACGCTGTCGGATGTCCTGTCCTTTACTATCTCGAACTCTCCGTATCGGGATTTGTCCGCAGGCACAGGGCGGCTTTTTATCCAGGCTCCCTCAGCATATTCATAGAAATCGTCTCCGGGTTTTACTGAGAGGTTCATGTTCCCGGGGTCGAAGGCTTTCTCATGTCCCGAGGTGCTCGTGTTACCCATCGACATTTCGGAAGAACCAGAAGATACAGGGGTTACAGTGTTGATAAGTGAAATGCAAAAAGCGAATAGATATATTACTCCCTTTCTTTCCATGCCCTCTCAACTCCTATGGATCCTGGGAAGCCTCTTAAACTGCAGCATGTAGAGGCTGCTCGTATGGTTTGTAGAAATTCCTAATTTAATGCAACTGATTTTCCAGTTCAACTGCGTAAGTCCTGTTTAGACAAGATCAGCTCTTTAACTGCGGGCTCGTTATATCACAACACAGATGATTAAGAGGAAAAAACCCTGAGAGTCCCGTTCCTTTACTGCAGCCCCAGATACAGCTGCTCCGAAAATACCCTTCGAGGTGCGTTTATTCGGAACAGGATCAATCATTCAGCAATTCTATATTCCTGATGATTATTCTTCATTCGTTTGTCTCGTTTGCTCCCGTTATATAATATACAATTATCTAAGTAATTATTTTAAATTAATCATGATAAAATAAAAGTAAATTCAGTTTCTAAATCAGTGATTTTTTCATTTCTTGATTGAAACCATCAAGCGAAAAAAACTATCAACCGAAAATTCACAAAATAGAGCGCGGTAAGGCTTATAATGAATTGCAAAAATATCTTTTTACGGGATTACCGATTAATCCTGAGGGGGATTATACATATTAAAGCATTTTTTTGAAAACATCAGAGTTTTGCCGATGCTGTTGACGACCGGTATGGTAGCCGTTTCGGATGCCGAAAGCAACAAGAATGCTACTGGGGCCGTATTTCCGGACTCGGAGTTCAACTTTCAATTCCTTCGCACAATCGGTTATGCTGTCAGTGGAGGAGCAGACATTAACGAATGCCTGGACACAGCCTACCGCGTAAAGAATGGCGACATCGAAAGCTGGTATCTGGAGTGGAATAGGACTGCCGGCCGGCTGGAGACAACCGGAGATGAATTCCTGGCCCGGAGCAATAATGTAAGCGCCAGAGAGACCTATCTCCGGGCGTCCAACTACTACAGAACAGCAGGTTTCTATCTAACTAAAAACCCGGACGACCCGCGCATCGTTCCCACCTGGGAAAGGAGCAGAGACTGCTTTCTCAAAGCCGCCGACCTGTCGAATAACCTCATCAGGCCTGTCAGGATTCCGTTCGAGAACACTACTTTACCTGGCTACCTTTGTCTTGTAGACACCGATGGAGAGAAAAGGCCTCTGCTGATCGTCCAAACAGGCTATGACGGTACAGGTGAGGAACTTTATTTTCAGGTTGCGAAGTTTGCAGTCGACAGAGGCTACAATGTCCTGATATTCGAGGGACCGGGGCAGGGAGAGGTTATCCGGGTACAGAAGATTCCATTCAGGTATAACTGGGAATCAGTTGTCACTCCTGTCACGAACTATGCCCTGAGCCAGAGCATAGTTGATCCGGAGAGGATCGTCCTCATGGGAATCAGCTTCGGAGGCTACCTGGCTCCAAGAGCCGTGGTCTTCGAGCATCGTATAAAGGCCTGCATTGCCAATGGTGGAGTTTATGACTTCGGGGGCAGCATTCTTCAAAGAGTTTCTCCGGACATCGAGGACATCCTGAGCGATGAAAACAAATCAAAAACCTTTGACCAGGAGATTTTGAAGGCCATGGACCAGAGCGTTGAAATAGGCTGGGCTATAGGCAATGGGATGTATATTTTCGGAGCCAGGACGCCCAGCGATTACTTCCGGATGCTTCCTCCTTATACTCTGAAGGAAGTGGCTCCTCAGATCAGGTGCAACATGCTTGTAATCGAAACGGATAACGATACACTCATTCCAGGTCAGGCAAGGCCTCTCTATGATGCGCTGACATCTCCCAAGGAGTTCATGTTTTTTACGTCTGAAGAGGGTGCAGGACTTCATTGTCAGACGGGCGCTGTGATGATATCCAGCGAGAGGATATTCAACTGGCTGGATTCTGTGCTACAGCAAAATTAGAAAGCGGTAAAGATAGAGAAATGAAAAATTAGAAAGCGGTAAAGATAGAGAAATGAAAAATTAGAAAACAGTAAAATAGAGAAGTAGATGAATACAGGAAAAACCGGGAAATCTGTTGTTGTATTCCCGGATTTTTCCTGCTTCCCAACCTCTGTTTATTCTTGCTTCCTGTAAAACCCTTCAGGTTTTACCCAACCTCTTAGTGTATATGCCCAATTGTTTTGGGTCTCTCACTTTTATCGGGATCGGGCACTGTTTCTTTTGACCAGTGCCCTGCAAGGAAAGC containing:
- a CDS encoding M13 family metallopeptidase, producing the protein MERKGVIYLFAFCISLINTVTPVSSGSSEMSMGNTSTSGHEKAFDPGNMNLSVKPGDDFYEYAEGAWIKSRPVPADKSRYGEFEIVKDRTSDSVKKIVEDAASNTSAPEGSLEQKIGEFYRVGMDNSTLEKQRLDPIKAEMRMIDDISSTSDVQAVSTQMMDYGMDPFFSMYASPDKKNSKVMIATLTQGGLGLPDRDFYLRQDSESIRIREQYLTHVTRMFVFLGDNPETAENNARTVMRIETRLANASFNNVDDNDEVKTYNRMSLEELQVFAPGMNWSCLFSVLGRPDVAEVNVRNPSYFKELSIALQEESTADWKTFLRWKLISATSPYLSSDLEKEHFDFYERKLNGQKEMEPRWKRVLNAENRAIGEAIGRVYVDRYFDPGSRARMQELVSNLKKAFRERIQSLTWMEPETKKEALMKLESLDVQVGYPDEWLNYSELEVKNDSYVMNVLRASKFRFHHGPNGLDRIGKPVDRKLWEMNPQETNAYADCNKVIIVFPAGILQPPFFNEEADDAVNYGAIGSIIGHEMTHHFDSQGRKFDASGNLADWWTPEDADNFNRSTEVLVDEYNKFEVLPGLHVNGNLTLQENIADFGGLTIAYHAYKLSSKEEPEMVDGFTGDQRFFLSFAQIWRESDTDDSLRTRALTDTHSPARFRVNGAVFNMPEFYRAFPSVKPADKLYRPESERPVIW
- the glgX gene encoding glycogen debranching protein GlgX yields the protein MKTRSYKIEKGYPHPPGATCDEEGVNFSIYSEHADYVELLLFDKHDDLEPVLVLSTNRVEELTRPGKVESLVEASKEIGTSKEIGTSKEIKTSQKIETAETPGIALNKTFHFWHVYIRGLKPGVHYAYRIGGPFDPSGGYRFDGGKVLIDPYSRGNNKTLWDREKASVPGDNLSTSMRSVVIDPSRYRWENNSHITAEKVYEMPGKWEDLFGKSRLQELNETIIYELHVGGFTRSPSSGVKTPGTFSGIIEKIPYLKELGITAVELMPVFDFDDTISPEGKRHYWGYDPICFFAPHSGYCKNPERGDHTKEFRDMVKALHKAGIEVILDVVFNHTAEGDHLGPVFSFKGIDNSIYYHLEPDRQYYSNYSGCGNTVNCNHPISQKLIVDSLKYWTEEMHVDGFRFDQGSILSLDTDGKVMKYPPVIWQIELDDSLGYIKVIAEAWDAAALNQVGYFPGPRWAEWNGYYRDEIRRFVRGDPGLVGRVASRIAGSPDLYQSESRLPINSVNFVTCHDGFTLNDLVSYNYKHNEANGENNRDGTDNNLSWNCGVEGETEDPEIEALRERQIKNFASILLLSIGVPMISMGDEVRRTQKGNNNAYCQDNGTGWFDWNLVGRNRDMFRFWKLMIDFRKRHTTILRPRYFTGKENERGLKDISWYGCKLNSPGWDDPYARALSFTMGEPGDEEDIHVMMNMYWEPLEFEIPGLRERNWHRAVDTFLPPPQDIAGAGEEVQVNGSSCTVQGRSVVVLISK
- a CDS encoding SulP family inorganic anion transporter encodes the protein MTHEKNPKRFLHFPFFQGAFPSSPKQIPLEITAGIAFAAFAIPEVMGYTKIAGMPLVTGIYTILLPMLVFAIFGSSRHLVVGADSATAAIIASGLITMAVPGSPQYVAYAGMIALIAAIFLLIAGLLQLGFLADFLSHTVLIGFLTGVGIRISISQLAGMFGISAGSYGTFMQLASLVRDLDLTNVPTLIVSLSVIGIIFLSERIGSKVPGALIAIIGAIAASWMFDLTSYGIIILDAVPGGLPHLSFPQVPLSDIPKLFNISVACFLIILAQSAATSRAYSVKFSDTFNENSDLIGLSLANAAAGISGTFVVNGSPTKTEMVRSVGGQTQLTQLTTVFIVLIVLMFFTRPFAYLPTAVLSSMVFLIGLRLIDTEGMTALHRQRPVEFNVALITAMTVVVIGVEQGIVIAIVLSVIAHLRHSYRPLNLLLVPKPGGAMRTVPLEKGQQAVEGLLIYRFGSNLYFANENRFTKEIIELAKKDGSLKWFCISATNIGDIDFTAIEAFKNVCIQLQQMNITLVLSEVVQPVMNELDRDGITKMIGRDHIFESVQDVIEAYKRTAD
- a CDS encoding alpha/beta hydrolase family protein gives rise to the protein MLLTTGMVAVSDAESNKNATGAVFPDSEFNFQFLRTIGYAVSGGADINECLDTAYRVKNGDIESWYLEWNRTAGRLETTGDEFLARSNNVSARETYLRASNYYRTAGFYLTKNPDDPRIVPTWERSRDCFLKAADLSNNLIRPVRIPFENTTLPGYLCLVDTDGEKRPLLIVQTGYDGTGEELYFQVAKFAVDRGYNVLIFEGPGQGEVIRVQKIPFRYNWESVVTPVTNYALSQSIVDPERIVLMGISFGGYLAPRAVVFEHRIKACIANGGVYDFGGSILQRVSPDIEDILSDENKSKTFDQEILKAMDQSVEIGWAIGNGMYIFGARTPSDYFRMLPPYTLKEVAPQIRCNMLVIETDNDTLIPGQARPLYDALTSPKEFMFFTSEEGAGLHCQTGAVMISSERIFNWLDSVLQQN